In Pseudomonas sp. ADAK18, a single window of DNA contains:
- a CDS encoding class I SAM-dependent methyltransferase produces the protein MSKAIEMDTAKVKQFSARIMEDYGNTLRGAMLYIGDQVGLFKALAHCEWVTLEELAQQTNLNARYLREWLGSMVTGNYVAYDQETKRYRMPPEFVPVLADEDSPYFAGGIIQLSVPFVSMAPRVIEAFRNGGGCPEEAFPIETWEGMERMTMPWYKHFLVQHWIPSLDGVEEKLRAGGSVIDFGCGSGLAAITMALAYPEARVYGSDFHLPSIERARANAEAAGVGDRVQFEVSDSDALVGKKFDFVTTFVVIHDATDPQQMMKDLRASTADNGTYLMVELNLSEDLHENMNLFGRVMYPQSTLYCMTCSLSHGGAGLGAFMGENRARAMAEVAGFSHFRKVPSEWPPMPALFELKP, from the coding sequence ATGTCGAAGGCTATCGAGATGGATACGGCGAAGGTCAAGCAATTTTCTGCACGAATCATGGAGGATTACGGCAACACGCTGCGGGGCGCGATGCTCTACATCGGCGACCAAGTGGGTTTGTTCAAAGCGCTTGCCCACTGCGAGTGGGTCACCCTGGAGGAACTGGCGCAGCAGACCAATCTCAATGCGCGTTATCTGCGCGAATGGCTGGGCAGCATGGTGACCGGCAATTACGTGGCCTATGATCAGGAAACCAAGCGTTATCGGATGCCGCCTGAATTTGTCCCCGTGCTCGCGGATGAGGATTCACCTTATTTTGCCGGTGGGATCATCCAGTTGAGCGTGCCGTTCGTGAGCATGGCCCCCAGGGTTATCGAGGCCTTCCGCAACGGTGGCGGCTGCCCGGAAGAAGCGTTCCCGATTGAGACCTGGGAGGGCATGGAGCGCATGACCATGCCTTGGTACAAGCACTTTCTTGTCCAGCACTGGATCCCGTCGCTGGATGGCGTCGAGGAAAAGCTCAGGGCAGGGGGCAGTGTGATTGATTTTGGCTGCGGCAGCGGCCTGGCCGCGATCACCATGGCCCTGGCTTACCCCGAGGCCCGGGTGTATGGCAGCGATTTCCACCTGCCCTCCATCGAGCGTGCGCGGGCAAACGCCGAGGCTGCCGGGGTCGGTGATCGGGTGCAGTTCGAGGTCAGCGATTCCGATGCGCTCGTGGGCAAGAAGTTCGACTTCGTGACCACCTTCGTGGTGATCCACGATGCGACCGATCCGCAGCAAATGATGAAGGACTTGCGCGCCTCGACCGCCGACAACGGTACCTACCTCATGGTGGAACTCAACCTCTCCGAGGACCTGCACGAGAACATGAACCTGTTCGGTCGGGTGATGTACCCGCAGAGCACCCTCTATTGCATGACGTGTTCGCTGTCCCACGGCGGTGCGGGGTTGGGGGCGTTCATGGGCGAGAACCGTGCACGGGCAATGGCTGAAGTTGCGGGCTTCAGCCATTTCCGCAAGGTTCCTTCCGAATGGCCGCCGATGCCTGCGTTGTTCGAACTCAAACCCTGA
- a CDS encoding adenylosuccinate lyase family protein, giving the protein MESQSLKVVAHSSRTARPEKNKAVRAKEEDCLHEHSHIMDSKIHGGGYAGPISRKIFCSHCRLQRWLDVEAALALAQADVNIIPRQAALEIARAAKLSGMSLDQIAAGVAATGHSLMPLLSALQKNCSASAREYVHYGATTQDIQDTAQSLEMRDVLDAMDHSLDILLQKLTALSNAHRNSLMVARTHSIPALPTTFALKVAGWIDEMLRHRERLGEARKRVLVVQLFGGVGTMAAFGPEAMNLLDGFARRLSLEAPLAGWHVARDRVAEFVSALAMVTASLARVADEIRTLNRWEIGEVEVGWTAEQIGSSTMPHKRNPEGCEQVVVLARLAKAQVMLALDAMILEHERDYRGTRLEWCAVADVSHYALMALSLVTETINGLTVNDKRMECNAHAFGDAICTEAVVFEMARKLGKSSAYEIIYEVSQACQRDRVSIRTAIESDPRVIAAMEEGALARLFEPRTHLGMSEQIVDNVLARVNSRHK; this is encoded by the coding sequence ATGGAATCGCAATCGTTAAAAGTTGTAGCCCATTCTTCTCGCACCGCACGTCCAGAAAAAAACAAGGCCGTTCGAGCCAAGGAAGAAGATTGTCTGCACGAACACAGCCACATTATGGACTCGAAAATTCACGGTGGAGGCTATGCAGGCCCCATCTCCCGGAAGATCTTCTGCAGTCACTGTCGCCTGCAGCGCTGGCTTGACGTGGAGGCCGCGCTTGCCCTGGCTCAAGCCGACGTCAACATCATTCCGCGGCAGGCCGCGCTCGAGATTGCGCGCGCCGCGAAACTCTCGGGCATGAGCCTGGACCAGATCGCCGCTGGAGTGGCTGCCACCGGGCATTCGCTGATGCCGCTCTTGAGCGCGTTGCAGAAAAACTGCAGTGCGAGTGCTCGTGAGTACGTTCACTACGGCGCCACCACCCAGGACATTCAGGATACGGCCCAGTCGCTCGAGATGCGTGACGTGCTGGATGCGATGGATCACTCGCTCGATATCCTGCTGCAGAAACTCACCGCACTGTCGAACGCGCACCGCAACTCGCTGATGGTCGCCAGGACACACTCGATTCCGGCGTTGCCCACGACCTTTGCGCTGAAAGTGGCAGGGTGGATCGATGAGATGCTGCGGCATCGCGAACGCCTGGGTGAAGCGCGTAAGCGAGTCCTGGTGGTGCAGTTGTTTGGTGGCGTTGGCACGATGGCCGCCTTTGGCCCCGAAGCCATGAACCTGCTGGATGGCTTCGCACGCAGGTTGTCTCTGGAGGCGCCACTGGCCGGCTGGCACGTCGCCCGCGATCGGGTTGCCGAGTTCGTGAGCGCACTGGCAATGGTGACCGCGTCCCTGGCCCGTGTGGCGGATGAAATCCGTACCTTGAACCGCTGGGAAATCGGCGAGGTGGAGGTTGGCTGGACCGCGGAGCAGATCGGCAGCAGCACGATGCCCCACAAACGTAACCCGGAAGGATGCGAGCAGGTGGTGGTACTCGCTCGCTTGGCCAAGGCACAGGTGATGCTCGCGCTGGACGCCATGATCCTGGAGCACGAACGGGATTACCGAGGGACCCGCCTGGAGTGGTGTGCGGTGGCGGATGTTTCCCACTACGCGTTGATGGCGCTCTCGCTGGTGACGGAGACGATCAACGGGCTCACGGTCAACGACAAGCGGATGGAGTGCAACGCACACGCCTTTGGCGATGCCATCTGCACCGAGGCCGTGGTGTTCGAAATGGCGAGAAAGCTCGGCAAGAGCAGCGCGTACGAAATTATCTATGAGGTCTCCCAGGCGTGCCAACGAGACCGGGTGTCGATCCGCACGGCGATCGAATCCGATCCACGGGTCATCGCTGCCATGGAGGAGGGCGCACTGGCTCGGCTGTTCGAACCCAGGACCCACCTTGGGATGTCTGAGCAGATCGTCGACAACGTGCTGGCCAGGGTAAACAGCCGTCATAAATGA